In Penaeus monodon isolate SGIC_2016 chromosome 43, NSTDA_Pmon_1, whole genome shotgun sequence, one DNA window encodes the following:
- the LOC119568299 gene encoding COUP transcription factor 2-like has protein sequence MAVMHWQSSDYHDLLTVMRKSGLFESAFPPAPPADACGLSDLAHIEGLQEKSQCALEEYCRTQYPNQPTRFGKLLLRLPSLRTVSSSVIEQLFFVRLVGKTPIETLIRDMLLSGSTFNWPYMGSM, from the exons ATGGCGGTCATGCACTGGCAGAGCTCGGATTACCATGACCTTTTGACTGTCATGAGGAAAAGTGGCCTTTTTGAAAGTG CTTTTCCCCCCGCTCCTCCCGCAGACGCATGCGGCCTGAGCGACCTGGCCCACATCGAAGGCCTGCAGGAGAAGTCCCAGTGCGCCCTCGAGGAATACTGCAGGACACAGTACCCGAACCAGCCCACCCGCTTCGGCAAGCTCCTCCTGCGGCTTCCCTCGCTGCGCACCGTCTCCTCCTCCGTGATCGAGCAGCTGTTCTTCGTCAGGCTGGTCGGCAAGACGCCCATCGAAACGCTTATCAG GGACATGCTGCTCTCCGGATCGACCTTCAACTGGCCGTACATGGGCAGCATGTGA